From the genome of Streptomyces sp. NBC_01260, one region includes:
- a CDS encoding universal stress protein, translated as MAGHEIPEPADRKQVADPESGPQAAEETRHSCDPAFRHGVVVGFDGSTSSERALAYAIGMARRSGSGLIIVHVANRLPTTVWAGCEPPVFVDVPDHRTEVLGLELACADYLTEVPWVLVERGGDICHELEEVGREYSADAIVVGSTQGIVGRIFGSVAGRLARRAQRPVVVIP; from the coding sequence ATGGCCGGTCACGAAATCCCCGAACCCGCGGACCGCAAGCAGGTAGCCGACCCAGAGTCGGGCCCGCAGGCGGCCGAAGAAACACGTCATTCCTGTGATCCCGCGTTCCGGCACGGGGTCGTCGTCGGCTTCGACGGCTCGACCTCCAGCGAACGAGCCCTCGCCTACGCGATCGGCATGGCCCGAAGATCGGGCTCCGGCCTGATCATCGTCCACGTCGCCAATCGGCTCCCGACCACCGTCTGGGCCGGCTGCGAGCCGCCCGTCTTCGTCGATGTGCCCGATCACCGCACCGAGGTCCTCGGCCTGGAGCTCGCCTGCGCGGACTACCTCACCGAGGTGCCGTGGGTGCTCGTCGAGCGCGGCGGGGACATCTGCCACGAGCTGGAGGAGGTCGGCCGGGAGTACTCGGCCGACGCGATCGTGGTGGGTTCCACGCAGGGAATCGTCGGCCGGATATTCGGCTCGGTGGCGGGCCGGCTGGCGCGGCGCGCCCAGCGCCCGGTCGTCGTCATCCCGTAG
- the glmS gene encoding glutamine--fructose-6-phosphate transaminase (isomerizing): MCGIVGYIGKRDVAPLLLEGLQRLEYRGYDSAGIVITGKPAAGKPAALKMVKAKGRVRELEARVPKRFTGTTGIAHTRWATHGAPSDENAHPHLDAGNKVAVVHNGIIDNASELRVRLEAEGVVFLSETDTEVLVHLIARSEADTLEEKVREALRSVEGTYGIAVMHADFNDRIVVARNGSPVVLGIGEKEMFVASDVAALVTHTRQVVTLDDGEMATLKADDFRTYTTEGSTTTATPTTVEWEAESYDMGGHDTYMHKEISEQAEAVDRVLRGRIDDRFATVHLGGLNLDAREARGVRRIKILGCGTSYHAGQIGAQLIEELARIPADAEPASEFRYRNPVVDPDTLYVAVSQSGETYDVLAAVQELKRKGARVLGVVNVVGSAIAREADGGTYVHAGPEVCVVSTKCFTNTVVAFALLALHLGRIRDLSVADGKRIIEGLRRLPAQISEILDNEDEIKKLAAEYADAKSMMFIGRVRGYPVAREASLKLKEVSYIHAEAYPASELKHGPLALIEPAMPTVAIVPDDDLLEKNRAAMEEIKARSGRILAVAHQVQEKADHTIVVPKNENELDPILMGIPLQLFAYHTALAMGRDIDKPRNLAKSVTVE, from the coding sequence ATGTGCGGAATCGTCGGTTATATCGGAAAGCGTGATGTGGCTCCGCTGCTGCTGGAAGGGCTGCAGCGGCTGGAGTACCGGGGTTACGACTCCGCGGGCATCGTGATCACCGGCAAGCCGGCGGCCGGGAAGCCCGCCGCGCTGAAGATGGTCAAGGCCAAGGGCCGGGTCCGCGAGCTGGAGGCCCGGGTCCCCAAGCGGTTCACCGGCACCACCGGCATCGCCCATACCCGCTGGGCCACCCACGGCGCCCCGAGCGACGAGAACGCCCACCCGCACCTGGACGCCGGCAACAAGGTCGCCGTCGTCCACAACGGGATCATCGACAACGCCTCCGAGCTGCGTGTCCGCCTTGAGGCCGAGGGCGTCGTCTTCCTCTCCGAGACCGACACCGAGGTGCTGGTCCACCTGATCGCCCGCTCGGAGGCGGACACCCTGGAGGAGAAGGTCCGCGAGGCCCTGCGCTCGGTCGAGGGCACGTACGGCATCGCCGTGATGCACGCCGACTTCAACGACCGCATCGTCGTGGCCCGCAACGGCTCCCCGGTCGTCCTCGGCATCGGCGAGAAGGAGATGTTCGTCGCCTCGGACGTCGCCGCCCTGGTCACCCACACCCGCCAGGTCGTCACCCTCGACGACGGCGAGATGGCCACCCTCAAGGCCGACGACTTCCGTACGTACACGACGGAGGGCTCGACCACGACGGCCACGCCGACCACCGTGGAGTGGGAGGCCGAGTCGTACGACATGGGCGGCCACGACACGTACATGCACAAGGAGATCTCGGAGCAGGCCGAAGCCGTCGACCGGGTGCTGCGCGGCCGGATCGACGACCGCTTCGCCACCGTCCACCTGGGCGGCCTGAACCTGGACGCCCGTGAGGCGCGCGGGGTCCGCCGGATCAAGATCCTGGGCTGCGGCACCTCGTACCACGCGGGCCAGATCGGCGCCCAGCTGATCGAGGAGCTCGCCCGCATCCCCGCGGACGCCGAACCCGCCTCCGAGTTCCGCTACCGCAACCCGGTGGTGGACCCCGACACGCTGTACGTCGCGGTCTCCCAGTCCGGTGAGACGTACGACGTGCTGGCCGCCGTCCAGGAGCTCAAGCGCAAGGGCGCGCGGGTGCTCGGTGTGGTCAACGTGGTCGGTTCCGCGATCGCCCGGGAGGCCGACGGCGGTACGTATGTGCACGCCGGCCCCGAGGTGTGTGTCGTCTCCACCAAGTGCTTCACCAACACCGTCGTCGCGTTCGCCCTGCTCGCCCTGCACCTGGGCCGCATCCGGGACCTGTCGGTCGCCGACGGCAAGCGGATCATCGAGGGGCTGCGCAGGCTGCCCGCCCAGATCAGCGAGATCCTGGACAACGAGGACGAGATCAAGAAGCTGGCCGCGGAGTACGCGGACGCCAAGTCGATGATGTTCATCGGCCGGGTGCGCGGCTACCCCGTCGCCCGGGAGGCCTCACTGAAGCTCAAGGAGGTCTCGTACATCCACGCCGAGGCCTACCCGGCCTCCGAGCTGAAGCACGGACCGCTCGCGCTGATCGAGCCCGCGATGCCGACCGTGGCGATCGTGCCGGACGACGACCTGCTGGAGAAGAACCGCGCCGCGATGGAGGAGATCAAGGCCCGCAGCGGCCGCATCCTCGCCGTCGCGCACCAGGTGCAGGAGAAGGCCGACCACACCATCGTCGTACCGAAGAACGAGAACGAGCTGGACCCGATCCTGATGGGCATCCCGCTCCAGCTCTTCGCTTACCACACGGCACTGGCCATGGGCCGGGACATCGACAAGCCGCGCAACCTGGCGAAGTCCGTCACCGTCGAGTAG
- a CDS encoding beta-N-acetylhexosaminidase, translating into MRLHTARRSALPRALPRLLGSLLLVTAAGVSTACAAPTASAVGSDSAGRASRPLGQVVPAPASVRPGGSPYSLNDGTRIRVDGSSGEARKIGEYLAGVLRPSTGYALPVTGKDGADGIRLRLGSRDSKLGAEGYTLTSGRGSVTITARKPAGLFHGVQTLRQLLPAQVEADSRQKGPWSVAGGTVTDTPRYGYRGAMLDVARHFFSVTEVKRYIDQIALYKINKFHLHLSDDQGWRLAVDSWPKLATYGGSTEVGGGTGGYYTKSQYKEIVNYAASRYLEVVPEIDMPSHTNAALASYAELNCDGVAPPLYTGIEVGFSSLCAGKDITYDFIDDVIRELAALTPGAYIHIGGDEAHSTSHDDYAKIMKRAQAIVGTYGKTVMGWHQLTGAEPVKGAVAQYWGYDKTSAANRQQVVDAAKNGTKLVLSPADRVYLDMKYTDKTELGLKWAGLVEVQRSYDWDPATYLSGAPADAVLGVEAPIWAETLTDSDDIDAMAFPRLPGAAELGWSPAATHDWDTYKLRLAALGPRFTAMGIDYYRSPQVPWPAEPAAAG; encoded by the coding sequence GTGAGACTGCACACCGCGCGGCGCAGTGCTCTTCCCCGTGCTCTACCCCGTCTTCTCGGCTCGCTGCTCCTCGTCACGGCGGCCGGTGTCTCCACCGCGTGCGCGGCGCCCACGGCGTCCGCGGTGGGCAGCGACTCCGCCGGCCGGGCGTCCCGGCCGCTCGGCCAGGTCGTGCCCGCCCCCGCCTCGGTCAGGCCGGGCGGCTCCCCGTACTCCCTCAACGACGGCACCAGGATCCGGGTCGACGGCTCGTCCGGCGAGGCCCGCAAGATCGGCGAGTACCTGGCGGGCGTGCTGCGCCCCTCCACCGGATACGCCCTGCCGGTCACCGGCAAGGACGGCGCCGACGGCATCCGGCTCCGGCTCGGCTCCCGCGACAGCAAGCTGGGCGCGGAGGGGTACACCCTGACGTCCGGACGCGGTTCCGTCACCATCACCGCCCGCAAGCCGGCAGGGCTCTTCCACGGCGTCCAGACGCTGCGTCAGCTGTTGCCGGCCCAGGTGGAGGCGGACAGCCGCCAGAAGGGGCCGTGGAGCGTCGCGGGAGGCACTGTCACCGACACGCCGCGCTATGGCTACCGGGGCGCCATGCTCGATGTCGCGCGGCACTTCTTCTCGGTCACCGAGGTCAAGCGCTACATCGATCAGATTGCGCTGTACAAGATCAACAAGTTCCACCTGCACCTCTCCGACGACCAGGGCTGGCGGCTCGCCGTCGACTCCTGGCCGAAGCTGGCCACGTACGGCGGCTCGACGGAGGTCGGCGGCGGGACCGGCGGCTACTACACCAAGAGCCAGTACAAGGAGATCGTGAACTACGCGGCCTCCCGCTACCTGGAGGTGGTGCCGGAGATCGACATGCCCAGCCACACCAACGCCGCCCTCGCCTCGTACGCCGAGCTGAACTGCGACGGCGTCGCGCCGCCGCTCTACACCGGCATCGAGGTCGGGTTCAGCTCGCTGTGCGCGGGCAAGGACATCACGTACGACTTCATCGACGACGTCATCCGCGAACTGGCCGCGCTGACCCCCGGCGCGTACATCCACATCGGCGGTGACGAGGCGCACTCCACCAGCCACGATGACTACGCCAAGATCATGAAGCGGGCGCAGGCCATCGTCGGCACGTACGGCAAGACCGTGATGGGCTGGCACCAGCTCACCGGGGCCGAGCCGGTCAAGGGAGCCGTCGCCCAGTACTGGGGCTACGACAAGACGAGCGCCGCGAACCGGCAGCAGGTGGTGGACGCCGCGAAGAACGGCACCAAGCTGGTGCTCTCGCCGGCCGACCGGGTGTACCTGGACATGAAGTACACGGACAAGACCGAACTGGGCCTGAAGTGGGCCGGCCTGGTCGAGGTCCAGCGCTCCTACGACTGGGACCCGGCGACCTATCTCTCCGGTGCTCCGGCGGACGCGGTCCTGGGTGTCGAGGCACCGATCTGGGCGGAGACGCTGACGGACAGCGACGACATCGACGCGATGGCGTTCCCGCGGCTGCCCGGGGCGGCGGAGCTGGGCTGGTCCCCGGCGGCGACGCACGACTGGGACACGTACAAGCTGCGGCTGGCCGCGCTCGGGCCGCGGTTCACCGCGATGGGCATCGACTACTACCGGTCGCCGCAGGTGCCGTGGCCGGCGGAGCCGGCTGCGGCGGGGTGA
- a CDS encoding ABC transporter substrate-binding protein → MRTARAIRPTRRGLLAMGGAVGLGAVLAACGDSDAKDSGSTGTKGADAGPWSFKDDRGKTAEAASVPKNVVAFTGVAAALHDYGIEVKAVFGPTTTKDGKADVQAGDLDVSKVEILGNVWGEFNVEKYAALDPDLLVTAMWEKDALWYVPDTSKDKILKLAPSVALWAARTTIPKAIQRHEDLAASLGADVKAKTVTDAKARFEKAAARLRAAAKSKPNIKVLIGSASQDLFYVTLAKTAADTLYFQELGVQFVEPKVNAAGFFEELSWENVDKYQADIIMMDNRSSALQPDALTSKPTWMQLPAVKAGQVVPRTTEPIFSYDKCAPVLEGLAKAIEDAKKAA, encoded by the coding sequence ATGCGCACTGCCCGAGCGATCCGCCCCACCCGCCGCGGCCTGCTGGCCATGGGCGGCGCCGTAGGTCTCGGTGCCGTGCTCGCCGCCTGCGGTGACAGCGACGCGAAGGACTCGGGTTCCACCGGCACCAAGGGCGCCGACGCCGGGCCATGGAGCTTCAAGGACGACCGCGGGAAGACCGCCGAGGCCGCGTCGGTCCCGAAGAACGTCGTCGCCTTCACCGGTGTCGCCGCCGCGCTCCACGACTACGGCATCGAGGTCAAGGCCGTCTTCGGCCCGACGACGACCAAGGACGGCAAGGCCGATGTGCAGGCCGGCGACCTGGACGTCAGCAAGGTCGAGATCCTCGGCAACGTCTGGGGCGAGTTCAACGTAGAGAAGTACGCGGCGCTCGACCCGGACCTGCTGGTTACCGCGATGTGGGAGAAGGACGCCCTCTGGTACGTGCCGGACACGTCCAAGGACAAGATCCTGAAGCTGGCCCCGAGCGTCGCACTGTGGGCCGCCCGGACCACGATCCCCAAGGCCATCCAGCGCCACGAGGACCTCGCCGCGTCGCTCGGCGCCGACGTGAAGGCCAAGACGGTCACGGACGCCAAGGCCCGCTTCGAGAAGGCCGCGGCCCGGCTGCGCGCCGCCGCGAAGTCCAAGCCGAACATCAAGGTCCTGATCGGCTCGGCCAGCCAGGACCTCTTCTACGTCACGCTCGCGAAGACCGCCGCCGACACCCTGTACTTCCAGGAGCTGGGCGTGCAGTTCGTCGAGCCGAAGGTGAACGCGGCGGGCTTCTTCGAGGAGCTGAGCTGGGAGAACGTCGACAAGTACCAGGCCGACATCATCATGATGGACAACCGGTCCTCCGCGCTCCAGCCCGACGCCCTGACGTCCAAGCCGACCTGGATGCAGCTGCCCGCCGTCAAGGCCGGCCAGGTCGTCCCCCGTACCACCGAGCCGATCTTCAGCTACGACAAGTGCGCGCCGGTCCTCGAGGGCCTCGCGAAGGCCATCGAGGACGCCAAGAAGGCCGCCTGA
- a CDS encoding GNAT family N-acetyltransferase translates to MKHHHWPLYGLRVRTPRLELRLPDLELLDELASVAADGVHAPHTMPFTVPWSDGPPAERGRAVFRHVLSTIANWADDDWALSLAVLHEGRVVGRQDVMARHFAVTGVVETGSWLGLAYQGRGIGTEMRAAALHLAFAGLGARTAVSSAMTDNPRSLGVSRRLGYLPDGLAVAALRGAPVTLQRLRLERARWEERRAVEVTLEGLDECRAEFGG, encoded by the coding sequence ATGAAGCACCACCACTGGCCCCTGTACGGGCTCCGCGTCCGCACTCCCCGTCTGGAGCTCCGCCTCCCGGACCTGGAGCTGCTGGACGAGCTGGCCTCGGTCGCCGCCGACGGGGTGCACGCCCCGCACACCATGCCGTTCACCGTCCCCTGGTCCGACGGCCCGCCCGCCGAGCGCGGGAGGGCGGTGTTCCGGCATGTGCTGTCCACGATCGCCAACTGGGCCGACGACGACTGGGCGTTGAGCCTCGCCGTCCTGCACGAGGGCCGGGTGGTCGGGCGGCAGGACGTGATGGCGAGGCACTTCGCGGTGACCGGCGTGGTCGAGACGGGCTCCTGGCTGGGGCTCGCGTACCAGGGCCGCGGCATCGGCACCGAGATGCGGGCTGCCGCACTCCATCTCGCCTTCGCCGGTCTCGGGGCCCGTACGGCGGTCTCGTCCGCGATGACGGACAACCCGCGCTCGCTCGGTGTCTCGCGGCGGCTCGGCTACCTCCCGGACGGTCTGGCGGTCGCCGCCCTGCGGGGCGCGCCCGTCACGCTGCAACGGCTGCGGCTGGAGCGCGCCCGGTGGGAGGAGCGCCGTGCCGTCGAGGTCACGCTGGAGGGGCTCGACGAGTGCCGTGCGGAGTTCGGCGGGTGA
- a CDS encoding acyl-CoA dehydrogenase family protein codes for MSLDHRLTAEHEELRRTVEAFAHDVVAPKIGDFYERHEFPYEIVREMGRMGLFGLPFPEEYGGMGGDYLALGIALEELARVDSSVAITLEAGVSLGAMPVFRFGTEKQKQQWLPKLCSGEALGAFGLTEPDGGSDAGGTRTTAVRDEASGEWVINGSKCFITNSGTDITELVTVTAVTGRKENGAPRISSIIVPSGTPGFTVAAPYSKVGWNASDTRELSFTDVRVPLENLLGEEGRGYAQFLRILDEGRIAISALSTGLAQGCVDESVKYAAERHAFGKPIGANQAIQFKIADMEMRAHMARIGWRDAASRLLAGETFKKEAAIAKLYSSTVAVDNARDATQIHGGYGFMNEYPVARMWRDSKILEIGEGTSEVQRMLIARELGLPA; via the coding sequence ATGTCCCTGGACCACCGGCTGACCGCCGAGCACGAGGAACTGCGACGCACCGTCGAGGCGTTCGCGCACGACGTGGTCGCACCGAAGATCGGCGACTTCTACGAGCGCCATGAGTTCCCGTACGAGATCGTGCGGGAGATGGGGCGGATGGGCCTGTTCGGGCTGCCGTTCCCGGAGGAGTACGGCGGGATGGGCGGCGACTACCTCGCCCTCGGCATCGCGCTGGAGGAACTGGCCCGGGTCGACTCGTCCGTGGCGATCACCCTGGAGGCCGGGGTCTCGCTCGGCGCGATGCCGGTGTTCCGCTTCGGCACCGAGAAGCAGAAGCAGCAGTGGCTGCCGAAGCTCTGTTCGGGCGAGGCGCTCGGCGCGTTCGGGCTGACCGAGCCGGACGGCGGTTCGGACGCGGGCGGCACCCGGACGACGGCCGTGCGCGACGAGGCGAGCGGCGAGTGGGTGATCAACGGCTCCAAGTGCTTCATCACCAACTCCGGCACCGACATCACCGAGTTGGTGACGGTCACCGCGGTGACCGGCCGCAAGGAGAACGGCGCCCCGCGCATCTCCTCGATCATCGTGCCGTCCGGCACCCCCGGCTTCACGGTCGCCGCCCCGTACTCCAAGGTCGGCTGGAACGCCTCGGACACCCGCGAGCTGTCCTTCACCGACGTACGGGTTCCGCTGGAGAACCTGCTGGGCGAGGAGGGCCGCGGCTACGCCCAGTTCCTGCGGATCCTGGACGAGGGCCGGATCGCCATCTCGGCGCTGTCGACGGGCCTCGCGCAGGGCTGCGTGGACGAGTCGGTGAAGTACGCCGCCGAGCGGCACGCCTTCGGGAAGCCGATCGGCGCCAACCAGGCGATCCAGTTCAAGATCGCGGACATGGAGATGCGGGCCCATATGGCGCGGATCGGCTGGCGGGACGCGGCTTCGCGGCTGCTGGCGGGTGAGACGTTCAAGAAGGAGGCGGCGATCGCCAAGCTGTACTCCTCGACCGTGGCGGTGGACAACGCCCGCGACGCGACCCAGATCCACGGCGGCTACGGCTTCATGAACGAGTACCCGGTGGCCCGGATGTGGCGCGACTCCAAGATCCTGGAGATCGGCGAGGGCACCAGCGAGGTGCAGCGGATGCTGATCGCACGGGAGCTCGGGCTGCCGGCCTGA
- a CDS encoding hydroxymethylglutaryl-CoA lyase, translating into MSTDRTLPTTVAAPGLPARIRIHEVGARDGLQNEKAVVPTGVKAEFIRRLAVAGLSTIEATSFVHPKWVPQLADAEQLFPLLGDIGDVGDVALPVLVPNERGLDRALALGARRIAVFGSATETFAARNLNRTVDESLAMFEPVVARAKADRVHVRGYLSMCFGDPWEGAVPVGQVVRVARALMDLGCDELSLGDTIGVATPGHVRALLSALNEAGVPTDTIGVHFHDTYGQALSNTLAALQHGVTTVDASAGGLGGCPYAKSATGNLATEDLVWMLDGLGIETGVDLDALTATSVWLAEQLGRPSPSRTVRALSAP; encoded by the coding sequence ATGAGCACCGACCGCACCCTGCCGACGACCGTGGCCGCGCCCGGCCTGCCCGCCCGGATCCGGATCCACGAGGTCGGCGCCCGCGACGGGCTCCAGAACGAGAAGGCGGTCGTGCCGACCGGGGTGAAGGCGGAGTTCATCCGCCGGCTCGCGGTCGCCGGGCTCTCCACGATCGAGGCGACGAGCTTCGTCCACCCCAAGTGGGTGCCCCAACTGGCCGACGCCGAGCAGCTGTTCCCGCTGCTCGGCGACATAGGGGACGTGGGCGACGTGGCGCTCCCGGTCCTGGTGCCGAACGAACGGGGGCTGGACCGGGCACTCGCGCTCGGCGCCCGCCGGATCGCCGTCTTCGGCTCCGCGACGGAAACGTTCGCCGCCCGCAACCTCAACCGCACCGTCGACGAGTCGCTCGCCATGTTCGAGCCCGTCGTGGCCCGCGCCAAGGCGGACCGGGTGCATGTGCGCGGCTACCTGTCGATGTGCTTCGGCGACCCGTGGGAGGGGGCGGTACCGGTGGGCCAGGTCGTCCGGGTGGCCAGGGCGCTGATGGACCTCGGCTGCGACGAGCTCTCGCTCGGCGACACCATCGGCGTCGCCACACCGGGCCACGTCCGGGCACTGCTGTCCGCACTGAACGAGGCGGGGGTGCCCACCGACACGATCGGGGTGCACTTCCACGACACGTACGGACAGGCCCTGTCCAACACCCTGGCTGCGCTCCAGCACGGCGTCACCACCGTGGACGCCTCCGCGGGCGGCCTCGGCGGCTGCCCGTACGCGAAGAGCGCGACCGGAAATCTCGCCACCGAGGATCTCGTGTGGATGCTCGACGGCCTCGGCATCGAAACCGGGGTCGACCTCGACGCGCTCACCGCCACCAGCGTGTGGCTCGCCGAACAGCTGGGCCGACCCAGCCCGTCCCGTACCGTCCGAGCACTCTCGGCGCCGTGA
- a CDS encoding ATP-binding protein, translated as MFDTVLVANRGEIAVRVIRTLRELGVRSVAVFSDADADARHVREADTAVRIGPAPASESYLSADRLLEAARRSGAQAVHPGYGFLAENAGFAQACADAGLVFIGPPAAAIALMGDKIRAKETVAAAGVPVVPGSTGSDLTDGRLADAANEIGMPVLLKPSAGGGGKGMRLVRDAALLADEIAAARREARASFGDDTLLVERWIDRPRHIEIQVLADGHGNVVHLGERECSLQRRHQKIIEEAPSVLLDEKTRAAMGEAAVRAARSCGYVGAGTVEFIVPGSDPAAYCFMEMNTRLQVEHPVTELITGLDLVEWQLRVAAGERLPFGQDDITLTGHAVEARICAEDPARGFLPSGGAVLALHEPQGGGVRTDSGLGEGGEVGSLYDPMLSKVIAYGPDRATALRRLRAALADTVVLGVPTNAGFLRRLLGHPAVVAGDLDTGLVEREVDALVPDGVPEEVYAAAALLRQHSPAPAGPLTWADPFSAGDGWRLGGTPARTVRHFRIPGHDPVQVGVRPCGAGTEVTFGHVGEGAQPPAPDSGTCGPLGPLPGGAETARLIADDGRRVTLELAGVTHSFAHAASPEGRWLGRDGDTWHVRDHDPVEASLTGAARSGADTLAAPMPGTVTVVKVAVGDEVAAGQSLLVVEAMKMEHVISAPHAGTVTELDVTAGTTVAMDQVLAVVTPVAAAGEEA; from the coding sequence ATGTTCGACACCGTTCTCGTCGCCAACCGCGGCGAGATCGCGGTCCGGGTCATCCGGACCCTGCGCGAACTGGGAGTGCGCTCGGTCGCCGTCTTCAGCGACGCGGACGCGGACGCCCGGCACGTGCGGGAGGCCGATACGGCGGTACGGATCGGCCCCGCCCCGGCATCCGAGAGCTATCTCTCGGCGGACCGGCTGCTGGAGGCGGCCCGCCGCAGCGGCGCGCAGGCCGTCCACCCCGGCTACGGCTTCCTCGCCGAGAACGCGGGCTTCGCCCAGGCGTGCGCTGACGCGGGTCTGGTCTTCATCGGACCGCCCGCCGCCGCCATCGCGCTGATGGGCGACAAGATCCGGGCCAAGGAGACGGTCGCCGCGGCCGGCGTCCCGGTCGTTCCCGGCTCCACCGGAAGCGACCTGACCGACGGCCGGCTGGCCGACGCGGCGAACGAGATCGGCATGCCGGTGCTGCTGAAGCCCTCGGCGGGCGGCGGCGGCAAGGGCATGCGGCTGGTGCGCGACGCGGCGCTGCTCGCGGACGAGATCGCCGCGGCCCGGCGCGAGGCGCGCGCCTCCTTCGGCGACGACACCCTGCTGGTGGAGCGGTGGATCGACCGGCCGCGCCACATCGAGATCCAGGTGCTGGCGGACGGGCACGGCAACGTGGTGCACCTCGGCGAGCGCGAGTGCTCGCTGCAGCGGCGCCACCAGAAGATCATCGAGGAGGCGCCGTCCGTCCTGCTCGACGAGAAGACCCGGGCGGCGATGGGCGAGGCCGCCGTCCGGGCGGCCCGCTCCTGCGGCTATGTCGGCGCGGGCACGGTGGAGTTCATCGTCCCGGGCAGCGACCCCGCCGCGTACTGCTTCATGGAGATGAACACCCGCCTCCAGGTGGAGCACCCGGTGACCGAGCTGATCACCGGCCTCGATCTGGTGGAGTGGCAGCTGCGGGTCGCGGCCGGTGAGCGGCTCCCGTTCGGGCAGGACGACATCACGCTCACCGGGCACGCCGTCGAGGCCCGGATCTGCGCCGAGGACCCGGCGCGCGGCTTCCTGCCCTCGGGCGGCGCCGTGCTGGCGCTGCACGAGCCGCAGGGCGGCGGGGTGCGGACGGACTCGGGGCTCGGCGAGGGCGGCGAGGTCGGCAGCCTCTACGACCCGATGCTGTCGAAGGTCATCGCGTACGGCCCCGACCGGGCGACGGCCCTGCGCCGGCTGCGGGCGGCGCTCGCGGACACGGTGGTCCTCGGCGTCCCGACCAACGCGGGCTTCCTGCGCCGCCTCCTCGGCCACCCGGCCGTGGTGGCGGGCGATCTCGACACCGGTCTGGTGGAGCGCGAGGTGGACGCGCTGGTGCCGGACGGGGTGCCGGAGGAGGTGTACGCGGCCGCCGCGCTGCTGCGGCAGCACTCCCCCGCCCCCGCCGGCCCGCTGACCTGGGCCGACCCGTTCTCGGCCGGTGACGGCTGGCGGCTCGGCGGCACCCCGGCCCGGACGGTGCGGCACTTCCGGATTCCCGGCCACGACCCGGTCCAGGTGGGCGTGCGTCCGTGCGGCGCGGGCACCGAGGTGACCTTCGGCCATGTCGGCGAGGGCGCGCAGCCGCCGGCCCCCGACTCGGGCACCTGCGGGCCGCTGGGCCCGCTGCCCGGCGGCGCCGAGACGGCCCGGCTGATCGCCGATGACGGACGTCGCGTCACCCTCGAACTGGCCGGTGTCACGCACTCGTTCGCCCATGCCGCATCCCCGGAGGGCCGCTGGCTCGGCCGGGACGGCGACACCTGGCACGTCCGGGACCACGACCCGGTGGAGGCGTCGCTGACCGGCGCCGCCCGCTCCGGGGCCGACACCCTCGCCGCGCCCATGCCGGGCACCGTCACGGTGGTGAAGGTGGCCGTCGGCGACGAGGTCGCGGCCGGGCAGAGCCTGCTGGTGGTGGAGGCGATGAAGATGGAACACGTCATCTCCGCCCCGCACGCCGGCACCGTCACCGAACTCGACGTCACCGCCGGGACCACGGTCGCCATGGACCAGGTACTGGCCGTGGTCACCCCCGTGGCCGCCGCCGGGGAGGAAGCATGA